GCACATGTCACCATCATTGTGTGCATGCCTGTTAGGTATGAGTGCATGATCCATAGAATTTGTGACAGGATAACGAAGCTACGGTACGCATAAAAGTTATCACGATTTTTCTGAGAGAAGGCGATAGAAGTTGCTGCAAATGCAATAAGAATATCATAAGGGAATTTTAAATAATAAAGTGTTGCACCCCAAACAAGGCTCAAGCTAGCAATCATCGCGTAGCGTAATACTTTATCAGATGCGTAAATAGCGCATACAGCTCGAATGGTATTTAATGTAATAGAAAGCGCGCCCACCCATTGCATAGAAAGCGTATAAAGCAGAATATTAAAACATTCACCAATTGTTGTAATTTTCATTGTGTTACGCGGAATTCTGCACAAGGGTGCAATCAGGTAAATCACCAGTGCTGCCCAACCCAAGTATTGAATGTTTTCCATGGTTTTCTCCTACCCTAAAACATCATGCCTTAAAAATTTATGAGCCCTTGAAAAAGCATGCAGTGCAAAAAAGTGACAAGAAGCTGTCAGAACCTACAAAAAGCTTTACAAATACACATAAATCAGTAGGCTATGGGCCAGTGCTGAATAAATAAATCAAGTACGCAGTGCGAGGCAGTTGCCGAGCCAAAAGCTTCAGAGCTTTTGAGCGGTTTAAAACAACTCAAAAACAGGGTGTAGACACTGTTTTTAAAAAGACTAAGTTTTAAACCAAGATAAATTTTGCGGAGGCATTTTATTTTATGAATTTAATATTCAAAAAATAAAGGGCAGGGAGCAAAAGAAGAGAATTTTTAAAAAGAAGGATGGGGTAAACCGCATGCAACAGGCCGAAATGCCAATGGACATTAAAGTAGAAGAAATTAGCGAACTTGAGCGTCGTGTCACTGTGACGATTCCTGCTGAGGAAATCGATAAAATGGCTGATGCACGTTTTGGTTACCTAGCTCAAACACAAAAGATTGACGGTTTCCGCCAAGGTCACATTCCTGTAGACGTAATCCGCCAACGTTTTGGCTCTAAAGTTTATGGTGAGCTTAAAGAGCAAATCATCCAAACAACTGCTATGGACGCACTTAACAAGAACGAAATCCGCGCTGCCGGCATGCCAGCCATTGAAGAGGCTGGTGAAGTTCTTGCAGGTCAAGCAATGTCTTACACAATGAAGGTCGACCTTTTCCCAACAATCGAACCTAAAGGTTTTGAGGGTCTAAAGCTTGAGCGTGAAACTGCTGAGCCAAACGAAGATCTAGTAAACGGCGTTATCGATCGTCTACGTGACATGCGTAAGACATTTGAAGCAAAAGACGGTGCTGTAGAAGCAGCTGACCGTATTACGCTGAACGCAACAGGTATTCTAGAAGGCGAGAAAGAAGCTTTCCCTGGTGGTGAAATGAAAGACCAAACAGTTGAGCTAGGTCAAGGCATGCTTATCCCAGGTTTTGAAGATCACATCGTTGGTATGAAAGCAGGCGAAACAAAAGAGTTCACACACGCATACCCGAAAGACTTCCATAATGCTGAGCTTGCAGGCAAGAAATCTACATTCACTGTTGAAGTGACAAAGGTTGAATCTGTAACACTTCCAGAAATTGATGAAGCTTTCGCTAAAGAATCTGGTGCAGACTCTGTAGACGCTCTTAAGACACAAATTACAGAGCACCTCACACGTGACCTGCAAAACGCTTCAGAGCAACGCCTAAAGCGTACAATGTTTGATAAACTAGATGAGAAGAACGCATTCACAGTCCCATCAGGTCTTGTGGACATGGAGTTCAATAGCATTTGGAATCAGCAACTACAAGAGCTACAACAGCGCGGCATGGGCCTTGAGCACATGGGCAAGAGCGAAGATGAACTTCGTGCTGAGTACCGTGGTCTTGCAGAGCGCCGTGTACGTCTAGGCCTTCTACTTGCTGAAATCGGTAAAGTACAAGACATCCAAGTGAGCGATGCTGAAATCGATGAAGAAGTTGCTAAAATCTCTGCACAGTTTGCAGACCGTAAGGACGAAGTAGAGAAGTTCTACGCAAACCCAGAGAAGCGTAACCAAATCGCTGGTCCACTTTACGAGAAGAAAGTGACTGACTGGTTGATGAGCAAATCTGAGATCAAAGACAAGACTGTTGATCCGAAAGAGCTTATCCAAGAACTTGGTTAATAGACCTCTATAATAAAAACACCCCGCAATAGCGGGGTGTTTTTATGCATAAAGGCCGCACCCCCTTAAGCATTAAAGAGGACGGGCATTTGCAAACGCCCCAATGCAAGCTATACTGAGGTATTATTAAGTTTTAATTACTGGCTCAAGAATAAGAAAGAAACAAACGCCATGACATTTAGATCATTTCTAGAAAATCACACAGACCCATCAATGAGCGGGCTTGTCCCAATGGTTGTGGAGCAGTCTCCACGTGGAGAGCGTGCTTTTGATATTTACTCACGCCTTCTTAAAGAGCGTGTGATCTTCCTAACAGGTCAAGTTGAAGACCATATGGCAAACCTGATTGTGGCGCAGCTTCTGTTTCTTGAGAGTGAAGATCCTGAGAGCGATATCTCAATTTACATCAACAGCCCTGGTGGCGTAGTTACAGCTGGTTTCGCAATCCACGACACAATGCAGTTCATCCGTCCAGACGTAGCAACAATCTGTATTGGTCAAGCGGCAAGCATGGGTGCGTTCCTTCTGGCTGCTGGTGCAAAAGGCAAGCGTTATGCTCTGCCTAACTCACGTGTAATGATTCACCAGCCACTAGGTGGTTTCCAAGGGCAGGCGAGTGACATTGAAATTCACGCCCGTGAAATTCTAGAACTTAAAGACCGCTTGAACCAAATCATCGCTGATAACACAGGCAAAGATAAGAAGACTGTTGCGAAGGACACTGACCGTGACAACTTCATGACTGCTGAAGAAGCGAAGAAATACGGCCTTATTGATGAAGTGCTTGAGCACCGTGACGGCGCTAAGCCAAAGGCAACTAAGAAGAAGTAGTTCTTTATATACTGCAAAAGAAAAGGAGCCCACACAGGGCTCCTTTTCATACTGCTCGATTTTACATCTTACGGGTTTCAATCCCGCGGCCTGGCCAGTGTGGGCACAGGTCGGTGTTTTCCACCAGACGAATTTCTACGTCCATGGTTCCTTTATCAGTGTCTTGCAGTTTCGCAAAAGCGCCCATGGAAAGGTCCAAGACGCGGTCATATTTTGCAAAGCCGCCGGTATCGTTGATCCGGACGAAAATGCTTTCGCCAGTTTCAATACGGGTGACCAGTGCACAGCTGTTCAGCGGAAGGTTGTTCGACGCCGCTGTCATCAGCGTTGGGTCGAAGACTTCGCACTTGCCGTCCCAGTAACGAACACAGGTCTGGAGAACTTCCTTTACTGCGTTTTCACCGTAGTAGCTGGATTCACCAGCGTCGTCGGCTTCAGGTTGCGTTTCAAGGATGATTGCCTTGTGTGCTGCCAACATTTCATCTTCGTCCATGTAGGCGAAGGTCAGAAAGGTAGCGCTTGCAACGAGAAGAAGAAAAGCGGTCATTGCCGCACGTTTGATCCATTTGATCATTGGATTGCCTCAAAAGTTAAAGATACTCGATAAGTAAAGTTATGGGGGCATTTGCCCCCATTTTCAAGTGTATGAATCAAATTAAATGATGTCTTTAATCGAGCGGATAAACGCACCCACTTTAATCTGTAGGCGGCTGGCTGTTTCACCAACGTCGTCTGTGCTTTGCTCAAGCCTAAATGCGTCGTCTCCAACCATTTGCGCCATCTGAATCACTTCGCTCATGTCAGCATTAATCTGAGAGGTCGCAGAGGTCATCTCTGTCACGCTGCCACGAATACTACCCGTAATGTGGCTTTGCTCTGTTACGGCTTGGCTCACTTGGTGGGCAATAGAGTTTGTCTCTTCAATCGTTTGTGCTGTCATTCTAATCGAGTCAGACATTTGCGATGTAATATCTTGGATAGATTCAATCTGCGTCACAATATCTTCTGTGGCTTCGTTTGTTTGGTTGGCAAGGGCACGAACCTCTTCAGCAACCACGGCAAACCCTCGACCTGCATCACCAGCACGTGCAGCCTCAATAGCAGCGTTAAGGGCGAGGAGGTTGGTTTGCTCAGCAATATCACTAATCAGCTCAACAACGCTTCCAATCTTCTCTACTTCTTTACGCAGGTCATTTCCTAGGCGGCTGTTGGCGTGAGACTGCTCAATTGCTTGGCCTGCAATGCTGTTAGATTGGTCAACCTGCTTACTGATCTCTGTAGCAGCTGTGGCCATCTTCTCAATTGCTGATGAAAGATGTGTCATTGTTTCTGTGCTCTTTTCAGTGGCAATAGAAACGTTCTGAATATTCTCAACAGAAGCAACGGCGCGCTTTGTCATGCCGCCTGTGAGGGTCTTACTATCGTTAGAGCTCTCAACCACTTGCTTAAGGAGGTTTTGTACATCACTGAGGAGAAGGACTGTCTTGCGGTTATCTGTGTTGCGCATACGAGAGCTGATCATACCGCCTGCAAATACCACAGCCATAATAGCGAGAACACCAAATAGAAGTGTGTTTTGTGCCCGCTGTGCTTGGTCTTCAAATAGAGTGAGGCTCATATCAGATGAGTTCATAGCACCTTTTTGATGGGCCGTAATACCATTCTCAATCAGATCAAACGTTTTAAGAATTTTACCGTCTAGGTAAACGCCAGCTTTATCCTTTTCACTGTTACGCAGCAGTTTAAAGTATTCATCGTAAGAGGTTTTAAGCTCTTTAGTTGGGTTGGCAAGCTCATTAGAGCCCATACTGAGGGCAAGGAGAATGCTTTTATCAACCTCTTTGTTCAGCTTTGTATGGAGCTGATTGCGCATATCTGCATCGCTCACACCCTTAGCTTTTAAAATGTCTGCTTTTTGCGTCTCAATCATCAGGGTAAATTCAGCGTTTTGTGCCATCTTTTTTGTGCCCATACGGTACACATCTCTACCGGCATCACCGAGGGCACCAACCGCAAAGTAGGAGAGGGTAGAAAGAACGATAAGGCCCGCAATGCTTAGCGCAAGCAGCCCATGCTGACGTAGAAACACTTGAATCATGAAACTCACAAATTTTTATTGTTTTTATATTTGGAAACCATAGTAGCAAAAAACGGGCCTATTTAACAAAAAAAAGGGCGGGCAAATAATTGCCCGCCTTAAGCCCATAGAGTGCCCACATGAAGAGGGGGAAGTAAAAACTGTACAGCACCCTATCTCGCTGAGATCAAAACCAACTAAACCCTAAACACCATGTCAATTAGTTCCAGCCTCTTGTAATTAAGTTATGGTGTTGGTTTTCCGCCATTTCAAGTGGGGGAAGCAACTTTTTTTTACATACCTCGCCAAAGCCTACTGTGAGCTTAGAAATTCAGCAAAATCTCTATAATGTTGCAGCTGCTCAACCCAGTACTTTTCAAGCTTTTCCTTAGGGGCTGTGCCGACTGTTTCCGTAAAACCCGGTAAAATGAGGATATTATCAATGCTAGAACGCTCTCCAGAGGCTTCAGTTGCCAATGTGGCCTTCTGCTCAGATGTGAAGGTTACAGGCTCGCTGCCCGGTGCACAGTAAGCCAGACACTCTTTAACCGTTACACTGCGGTTCTCATGATCTTTCATCATATTGAGAATGTCATTGCTGGTCAGTGTATCATTCACATGCTTGACCAGCGGACCCGGAAAGCCCTTAAGTGCCTCAATGTAAAAGCCTGCATCTGTCACAATAACAGGGGCGTCCAACGTGGCTGCTGCAAAATAAGCAGAGAAGGCGGCCACATCCTCCACCTGAAGCGATTGTACCTCGGGTGTCTCAATTGCTTTACGACTCACCAAAATGCCGTAGCCACCCAGAATATCCTGAGCTGTTTTCCACTTCTGATCATTACCAGTAATATATGTAATATTTTTCATAAGGGGGATTGTAGCAATAAACAGAAAGCAGGGCACAAGAAAAAATGGAAGCCGTGAGGCTTCCATTTCTTGAATCGATTTGCATCGGAGTCTGGGTGGTTTAAATACCCAGATCGGCCGGGTTGATACCAACCAGCTTTGCGAAGTCGGAGATCAGTGCCTTTTCGTCGTCGTCGAAGTCGCCGTCGGCGCCGCCGATCGCACAGCCGATGGCCAGAGCATACTGCTGCTTTTCGTTGTCGAGCGCTTTCAGCAGTTTCTGGGTTTCCATCTTGCCGATCGCAGGAGCGATTTTCCATTTGCCGACACCGGCGGAAACTGCGTCCATGATCTCGTCGTCGCCATAGGCCTTCAGCTCTTCCATGTCGCGCATGACCGCAACCAGAACCTGAACTTCGCTGTCGTCGATGGAGCCATCAGCTGCAGCAACGCCGGCGCCCAGGAATGCACATGCTTTCAGATAGTCCGGACCCAGGTGGCGGTTGCCTGCGGCTTTTGCACCCTGAACAACACTGTCGAAAGCTTTGGAAGCATTTTTGAAGAGTTTACCAAACATGAGATTCTCCTTGAGGTTTGGTGGAAGTGATTTGCACGCAGCGGAATTGCCTTGTGCGGTGATACTGCTTTGAGCACACGCGCGTGTGAACTCTCACAATCAATGTGTCATCTAGAGGATGCCGTTAAGCAACTTAGATTAAACGTTAATTAAGATATGTGCCGTAGCAGATGACCAACATATAAGACGGTCAATGGAAGCCGTCAAGTGTTGAATACAATTTTTTTGCATTTTTTTTACTTTTTCTAAAAAAGGCTAAAAAATATAGAGGTTTCCCTTGTATTGTTTGTATACAGAGGCTATAGTCTGGATGCTTTATGATTTTGTATACTTTTTTTCGCATGCTTCCTTATATAGGGAAGCGACTTTTCCTCCCACTTGGCACGAAAGGAGATCTTCTGTGCTACACTTTATCAATACACTTCCCTTTCTGTGGCAACTCGCCGTTTTGGCAGTTGTGTTTGGGGTGGTTACGGTAGGCATTGCCTGGGTCTGTAACTTCTTTGAAGACGCTGCTGATTATCTCGGACGTAACATGCCGCCGGGCGTAAAAGGGGCAACCTACTATGCGATGGGGTCCTCAATGCCCGAGTTCTGGACAACTATGGCTCTGCTTTTCTTCATTGTTTCTCCGGCATCTTTTGCCGCGGGGATCAGTGTAACGGCGGGTTCGGCTGTCTTTAACGGCAACATCATTCCGATGCTGTCGATCATGGCTGTCATGTCGCCGTTCTTGCTGCGCATTGCTACCTTTGGCATTGTGTCGGTTGTGGCCGGTGAAAAGATCTCTGAAATTGAGATTGACCGTAAAGCCATGCTGCGTGACGGTATTGCACTGATCATTGCTGAAGCAGCGCTGATTGTTGTTCTGGGTTTTGAGACCCTGACAATTTGGGCAGGTGCAGGCCTTGTTGGCTTGTATATTCCTTATGTGCTCTACATGTGGTGGCAAGCCAAAAACCACACGGTTGAAGAAGCAGAAGAGGATGATGACGAGGATGATGACGGTGAGCCGATGACCACAGGTAAAGCCTGGCGTTGGCTGATCCTGAGCACTGGTGCTCTGGTTGTTCTTTGCTTCGTCCTTGGTGAAGGCATCATGGAAAGTGCTCATGTCATGGGCGTTCACCCGATGGTGACCGCACTGATTCTGGGTGCTGCAGCTTCGTCTGTTCCGGATACAATCCTGTCTGTTAAAGACGCTCTGAAAGGCAACTATGAGGATGCTGTGGCCAACGCATTTGGCTCCAACACCTTTGACATCTGTATTGCTCTCGGCCTTCCGCTGCTGATCTTTACCGCTGTCAATGGCTCCATTGCCATGCCGACAGATGCTGACATCCAGTCGCTGCGTATTGCTCTTCTGGTGGTTTCAACT
The sequence above is drawn from the Pseudomonadota bacterium genome and encodes:
- a CDS encoding YgjV family protein, with the protein product MENIQYLGWAALVIYLIAPLCRIPRNTMKITTIGECFNILLYTLSMQWVGALSITLNTIRAVCAIYASDKVLRYAMIASLSLVWGATLYYLKFPYDILIAFAATSIAFSQKNRDNFYAYRSFVILSQILWIMHSYLTGMHTMMVTCAIMAAVHLVTVSYYAYKAYRNTGTFNISASQ
- the clpP gene encoding ATP-dependent Clp endopeptidase proteolytic subunit ClpP, with the protein product MTFRSFLENHTDPSMSGLVPMVVEQSPRGERAFDIYSRLLKERVIFLTGQVEDHMANLIVAQLLFLESEDPESDISIYINSPGGVVTAGFAIHDTMQFIRPDVATICIGQAASMGAFLLAAGAKGKRYALPNSRVMIHQPLGGFQGQASDIEIHAREILELKDRLNQIIADNTGKDKKTVAKDTDRDNFMTAEEAKKYGLIDEVLEHRDGAKPKATKKK
- a CDS encoding TerB family tellurite resistance protein; this encodes MFGKLFKNASKAFDSVVQGAKAAGNRHLGPDYLKACAFLGAGVAAADGSIDDSEVQVLVAVMRDMEELKAYGDDEIMDAVSAGVGKWKIAPAIGKMETQKLLKALDNEKQQYALAIGCAIGGADGDFDDDEKALISDFAKLVGINPADLGI
- the tig gene encoding trigger factor, coding for MQQAEMPMDIKVEEISELERRVTVTIPAEEIDKMADARFGYLAQTQKIDGFRQGHIPVDVIRQRFGSKVYGELKEQIIQTTAMDALNKNEIRAAGMPAIEEAGEVLAGQAMSYTMKVDLFPTIEPKGFEGLKLERETAEPNEDLVNGVIDRLRDMRKTFEAKDGAVEAADRITLNATGILEGEKEAFPGGEMKDQTVELGQGMLIPGFEDHIVGMKAGETKEFTHAYPKDFHNAELAGKKSTFTVEVTKVESVTLPEIDEAFAKESGADSVDALKTQITEHLTRDLQNASEQRLKRTMFDKLDEKNAFTVPSGLVDMEFNSIWNQQLQELQQRGMGLEHMGKSEDELRAEYRGLAERRVRLGLLLAEIGKVQDIQVSDAEIDEEVAKISAQFADRKDEVEKFYANPEKRNQIAGPLYEKKVTDWLMSKSEIKDKTVDPKELIQELG
- a CDS encoding septal ring lytic transglycosylase RlpA family protein, with amino-acid sequence MIKWIKRAAMTAFLLLVASATFLTFAYMDEDEMLAAHKAIILETQPEADDAGESSYYGENAVKEVLQTCVRYWDGKCEVFDPTLMTAASNNLPLNSCALVTRIETGESIFVRINDTGGFAKYDRVLDLSMGAFAKLQDTDKGTMDVEIRLVENTDLCPHWPGRGIETRKM
- a CDS encoding non-canonical purine NTP pyrophosphatase, with the translated sequence MKNITYITGNDQKWKTAQDILGGYGILVSRKAIETPEVQSLQVEDVAAFSAYFAAATLDAPVIVTDAGFYIEALKGFPGPLVKHVNDTLTSNDILNMMKDHENRSVTVKECLAYCAPGSEPVTFTSEQKATLATEASGERSSIDNILILPGFTETVGTAPKEKLEKYWVEQLQHYRDFAEFLSSQ
- a CDS encoding methyl-accepting chemotaxis protein, translated to MIQVFLRQHGLLALSIAGLIVLSTLSYFAVGALGDAGRDVYRMGTKKMAQNAEFTLMIETQKADILKAKGVSDADMRNQLHTKLNKEVDKSILLALSMGSNELANPTKELKTSYDEYFKLLRNSEKDKAGVYLDGKILKTFDLIENGITAHQKGAMNSSDMSLTLFEDQAQRAQNTLLFGVLAIMAVVFAGGMISSRMRNTDNRKTVLLLSDVQNLLKQVVESSNDSKTLTGGMTKRAVASVENIQNVSIATEKSTETMTHLSSAIEKMATAATEISKQVDQSNSIAGQAIEQSHANSRLGNDLRKEVEKIGSVVELISDIAEQTNLLALNAAIEAARAGDAGRGFAVVAEEVRALANQTNEATEDIVTQIESIQDITSQMSDSIRMTAQTIEETNSIAHQVSQAVTEQSHITGSIRGSVTEMTSATSQINADMSEVIQMAQMVGDDAFRLEQSTDDVGETASRLQIKVGAFIRSIKDII